The DNA segment AGACTAACCTTTGTacaaaaaatgcaagaaaaaacgaaaaacaaaagagTGAATCCATATTTTAGTAGCGGCATCTGCCTAATTTATTTATATAGTTGTGAATTTAATTGCACACCGGTGTcagggcatatcccttggcgcttgccctcgtaggagaggagaatcggaagAGATGGAGCAAGCCTATAGTCGAGCGAGGCGATCTCCTCCTTTTTCTTCTACTACTTACACTTCTTAATATTACTACCAGATAACCTGGATACATACGCCGGAGATCTGGCATCAACGGTAAGAGAGGAGCGGCTGACTGTGTCGCGGGAAATTATACAGCGCCTTTtctctgctttcctccttttccttACTGGAGCTCCCGTGCAAAAACGTGTTGTTGCCTTTGAAGCAATTCCACATACCCACGGCAGGGGATTGGCCAGTTTGATGCACATCCATGCAGGATAAAATTAATTCTTTCTACGTTTTCTTCGTCGTACGTCTAGGTCTTAATCTTCCATTCGGAATCCAACGTCGATAACATTCTAGCTTCTCAATCTTTCAGCGTCTCCAGACAAAAATTACGACAAAAGCGAGAGGATGTTCCTCATAGCAGATGTAAATTGACTCCCTGCATTGAAATAAAATGCGCGCTCAGTGACCTCCAAAATAAGGGTGTGATAACCATCGTTTTCTTGTGCGATCGCAGTCGAACAAGATAAAGGACAAAGAAAACCGTCTCGAGGTCTTCGTTCCTCTCTTGTCTGCCACTAGAGCCGCGCGAGAGACAGAACGCACGCCATCTTTATTTTAGAACCGTTCTTTCGCAAGGCGTCGCAGAGCTAAGTGCGTCCACTCAAGCAGTCCTGACCGGTCCACTACTCAGCGCCATCCAACTGGTTCCGGTCTCCACATCGCGATGGAGTATGATCTTGGACAAAGAGCTGACTGCTGCCACGAAAGGAGCCGGAACATCGCAACCCGCGTCACGCGGCCAGCTGGGAAGCCACCGGTCGCCGAGGTCACCAAGCGCTTCGTGGCCTACGTCCGGCGCCTCGGCCTTGCCTTCGGAGAACAAGGCGCTGGTCCCTACTACCACCATGACTACAACAAGGGGCGCTTTGGCTCCGAGAAGCGCGTGTGCGGGAATGCACCCTTCCAGGCGCAGCCGCCAGCCATCCCCCCAGAGACAGGCACGGTGAGCTTGCTTCTTAGCCCCGTTGATTTGCTTTGGTGCTCTGTTCGAATTCTCCTGTCAGGTGCTTCTGCGAACCTTTTTGTTCAAGGCATTCGGTCAGTGCGCGCGTTCAGAAGGTTCATCCCGTTGTGTGCAGGTGCCGTCAGCGGAAGTTCGATGGTAGTCAGATGGTACTCCATTGCGAGCAGCCCTTGCGGGCAATGAATTTTTGCTTTCTCCGCATAGCGCTTGGAACCAACTCCTTGCTATAGCCGTAAGCTTTTGCAGAACAAAGTAACACTGGTGTAGCATGTCTTTCATGGGGAGGAAAAGCTAGCATCTTGCCGGCTGCTGATGACAGTACCCTCCGTGAATTTGAATGAAGAGGAAGGACTTCACCGGTAAAATATGcgaatgataaaaaaaattgaccTAGCGGTTACTCTTTTGATAATGAGAATTTGAGCTACCTCTCGAGAGGAACAGCGGAATACAGATGTTGTTTGCAGAAAAGGGTAGGTGTGCGTATTGTCAAGAGTGCTAGAATAGTCAGGAGCGCTCCCCAGTCACGGGGTGTGCAGGCATGCGTGTGGAATTGCGTGGGGCGTACAGTAGGGGCGCCAAGCACTGATGCCCTTATAAGGTCCGGTGGAACATATACAGTAAAGCATGGGGTAAAGTAGATGAAAAAAGAGAGGAAAGGCGCGGCAGTCACCCATTTTGTTGGCAGCAATCATTGATTATCTGTCTGGCGAATCAGCATTGCTTTGCACTGGAGCATACGTCTCGTCATATCATTTTGGTTACTGACAATGATAGCGACGCCTCATGCATGGAACTGAAGCCCTATGATCTGGCGCTGTAAAAAAACAGATTTCAAACTGTCGTGCTAGAAATGTTGACGTTATAACCTAGAAGTCATGGATAATGGTGACATAAGCCCCCTCGCAATTCGCAACTGAATATCAGTACTCGCCAACTAGCAGCCTGTGCGAGAATCCATCTAATTATGTCCGACATGGCAACGTTCGTTAGTTTTCGCAACGCCGTGATGCTGTTCGTGATGCTGTCGAGTGAAgagtaaaaaaaacgaaaaaggtaACGTCGCGAAGGCTGCCTTCCATTTTGCGTGTCCTGTTACTGAAGAATCCTAATGGTGCTATCGTGTTGCATCTTGATGTAACAAGACGATGCCTCCGAAGATCGCCTGAAAGAAAAATGCTCAGCACTGAAGGGAATGGAGCCACGACGATAATCGTTTCTTCGGACCTTATCACTAACGAAGACTACATCCTTCTCAGTAGTCATCTATTTGTCATCAGTCATTTAATCTCGTGTGATCGTGCTGTGACCATGGTTACGTTTTGTAGGCTCGATGCGGCGTCGAAAACTGAAACG comes from the Amblyomma americanum isolate KBUSLIRL-KWMA chromosome 1, ASM5285725v1, whole genome shotgun sequence genome and includes:
- the LOC144120078 gene encoding uncharacterized protein LOC144120078, which translates into the protein MEYDLGQRADCCHERSRNIATRVTRPAGKPPVAEVTKRFVAYVRRLGLAFGEQGAGPYYHHDYNKGRFGSEKRVCGNAPFQAQPPAIPPETGTWSKTSTWGPRRRRMCGADSAGSSPGFHGRPCMTAETL